A segment of the Sanyastnella coralliicola genome:
CGTTCATCTCGACGTTCCGGTGTTGGATTACCGTGATTGGCGAAACGTAATACGTCTCCCCAGTCTAACATGCTCGCATCTGTTTTCATACCTGCAAGTTGCTTCTTTTTTCGCCAACGAAATATCACTGAAACATCAATTCGTCAATCTCCAACTCGAAGGGACCAGCTTTACCGTCGTACTTAATTATTCCGATTCGGATGATCTCTTCAATTCCATCTTTTCCCAACTTCTTCCCGGTCTTTCCTTGAATGGTGTATTCAACCAAATCTTTGAGATCTATGGTGAATTCCTGCCATTCCGAAGTCGGTTCGAAGGTGTATTTATAGGTAGGCAGCCACCACTCTTGATTCTTCTCTAAGACCAATGAGAATTGCCCACCATTACCACGAGCTTTGATCGTGACCGACTTCTTTCCTTTCAAGTCGTATTTGTTCCAAGGGCTTCTCAGACTAGCGAATCCGCCGTTGTTTTCGAGGCTAATGGTTCCAGC
Coding sequences within it:
- a CDS encoding CIA30 family protein, coding for MFTLLILFALAQPLMLDMGEGKAGSDWYIINDGVMGGRSSSSFDLEKDHLHFAGTISLENNGGFASLRSPWNKYDLKGKKSVTIKARGNGGQFSLVLEKNQEWWLPTYKYTFEPTSEWQEFTIDLKDLVEYTIQGKTGKKLGKDGIEEIIRIGIIKYDGKAGPFELEIDELMFQ